A single genomic interval of Adhaeribacter pallidiroseus harbors:
- a CDS encoding NUDIX domain-containing protein, translating into MKIIDKQIAYDGFFKLYKVKLEDAGKILERELFDTGQAVAALVFDTARQKYIFVKQYRLANNSKVLEVVAGLHDKPSESLEEAACREVEEETGYAIDQIIPIAAYYSSPGAFAEKINLFYAEVSQKKSEGGGLAEEHENIEIVEVAPLDLATLPIEDGKTLIAVQWALLRNK; encoded by the coding sequence ATGAAAATTATAGATAAGCAAATAGCGTACGATGGTTTTTTTAAATTGTACAAAGTAAAATTAGAAGACGCGGGCAAAATTTTAGAAAGAGAGCTTTTTGATACCGGCCAGGCCGTGGCGGCTTTAGTATTTGATACGGCCCGGCAAAAATATATCTTTGTTAAACAATACCGCCTGGCAAACAACAGTAAGGTTTTAGAAGTGGTAGCTGGTTTGCACGATAAACCCAGTGAAAGTTTAGAAGAAGCTGCCTGCCGCGAAGTAGAAGAAGAAACCGGCTATGCCATAGACCAAATTATTCCGATTGCTGCTTACTACTCTTCACCGGGTGCTTTTGCTGAGAAAATAAACTTATTTTATGCCGAAGTAAGCCAGAAAAAGTCAGAAGGTGGCGGGTTAGCCGAAGAACACGAGAACATAGAAATTGTAGAAGTAGCTCCACTGGATTTAGCTACGTTGCCCATAGAGGATGGTAAAACTTTAATTGCGGTACAATGGGCTTTGCTGCGTAATAAATAA
- a CDS encoding DUF4293 domain-containing protein — protein MIQRIQSVFLLLITIAMLCFLFLPIWSKTDANGQEYVLNAFSLATTSTTSTPGAATTSISTSTIVIAVLAILAALVALYEIFQYKNRLTQMKLGFLNTLLLAGLMGSCFYYVSYVGEATVKAAGRGDYEAGFYLPLLALALNALANRFIRRDEQLVRSVDRLR, from the coding sequence ATGATCCAGAGAATTCAATCTGTTTTTCTATTACTTATAACTATTGCCATGCTTTGTTTTTTGTTTTTACCGATTTGGTCCAAAACAGATGCAAATGGTCAGGAATACGTATTAAATGCCTTTTCTTTAGCCACTACCAGTACCACAAGCACTCCGGGGGCTGCAACCACTAGTATTTCTACATCCACCATTGTAATTGCCGTGTTGGCGATATTAGCTGCACTGGTAGCTCTGTACGAGATTTTTCAATATAAAAATCGGTTAACGCAAATGAAACTAGGCTTTTTAAACACTCTATTATTGGCTGGTTTAATGGGTAGTTGTTTTTACTATGTTTCTTACGTGGGCGAAGCTACGGTAAAAGCGGCCGGACGCGGCGATTATGAGGCCGGATTTTATTTGCCTTTGTTAGCTTTAGCTTTAAATGCATTAGCCAACCGTTTTATTCGCCGGGATGAGCAACTAGTCCGTTCCGTAGACCGGCTGCGGTAA
- the truA gene encoding tRNA pseudouridine(38-40) synthase TruA: MRYFLEIAYDGTNYHGWQIQPNALTVQQVLNDCLSTVLRETIETVGSGRTDTGVHAEQQFVHLDVTGKLDKEEACYRFNRILPHDIAVKNVYEVMPDAHARFDAIARTYEYRISLVNNPFIHAYSHFLSRKPDVNLMNEAAAALLSFEDFTTFSKVKGETKHYRCQIFRADWQLQADRLLFTIRANRFLRGMVRLVVGTLLDVGNGKLSVADFKTTVASQNRHLASAAAPAAGLFLTKVEYPPNYFGL, from the coding sequence ATGCGCTATTTCCTTGAAATTGCTTACGACGGCACTAATTATCACGGTTGGCAAATACAACCCAATGCTTTAACGGTGCAACAGGTACTCAACGACTGCCTTAGCACGGTTTTGCGCGAGACCATTGAAACAGTGGGTAGCGGCCGTACGGACACCGGCGTACACGCGGAGCAGCAGTTTGTACACCTGGATGTAACCGGGAAATTAGATAAAGAAGAGGCGTGTTATCGCTTTAACCGCATTTTACCCCACGATATCGCCGTTAAAAATGTTTACGAAGTAATGCCGGATGCGCACGCCCGTTTTGATGCAATAGCCCGAACCTATGAATACCGCATCAGCCTGGTTAATAATCCTTTTATTCACGCCTACAGCCATTTTTTGAGCCGGAAACCCGATGTAAATCTGATGAATGAGGCAGCGGCGGCTTTGCTAAGCTTCGAGGATTTTACTACTTTTTCCAAGGTAAAAGGCGAAACCAAACACTATCGCTGCCAGATTTTTCGGGCAGATTGGCAACTGCAGGCAGACCGGTTATTATTTACGATTCGGGCCAACCGGTTTTTGCGCGGCATGGTGCGGCTAGTAGTAGGTACTTTGTTAGATGTAGGCAATGGCAAGTTATCGGTAGCTGATTTCAAAACAACGGTGGCTAGTCAGAACCGACACCTGGCCAGTGCGGCCGCTCCGGCAGCCGGTTTGTTTTTAACGAAAGTAGAATATCCGCCAAATTATTTCGGGTTATAA
- a CDS encoding ABC transporter ATP-binding protein, which yields MESTTNTKIGKAFDYNTLRRLYAFVKPYQKLFYFLIFLTVASALLAAVRPFLIQYTVDEYIMLDNYPGLNRMFIWLAVLLVGHSVVSYLHTYFAGWLGQHIVRDIRVVLYRHILKLRLKFYDRTPIGTLVTRNVSDVEQLSDVFSEGLAAMIGDVLQLVFILGYMLYIDWKLTLVSLSMFPLLFVSTYIFKEKIKSSFQEVRTAVASLNAFVQEHITGMSIVQIFNNEAREMEKFEKINQEHTRAQIRSVLYYSIYFPVAEVIGAAGTGLLVWYGAKGVLNQDVTLGVLIAFIMYIAMFFRPIRQIADRFNTLQLGVVSTDRILKLLDSNELISDTGHYAPANLKGDVQFDRVWFAYNNDEWVLRDISFEVKAGQTVAFVGATGAGKTSIINLLSRFYEINKGIIRVDGHDLKEYDLSVLRQHIGVVLQDVFLFSGSIADNITLGNKAITTEQIWQAAELVGADRFIQRLPGGLDYKVMERGATLSVGQRQLISFVRAMVYDPKIIILDEATSSVDSETEELIQYAIQQLMQGRTSIVIAHRLSTIQKADKIIVMDRGEIKEAGTHDELMQHEGYYTQLYKMQYKEVI from the coding sequence TTGGAATCAACTACAAATACTAAAATAGGGAAGGCCTTTGATTATAATACCCTGCGGCGTTTATACGCGTTCGTGAAGCCTTACCAGAAATTATTTTATTTTCTAATTTTTCTAACGGTAGCTTCAGCCTTACTAGCGGCCGTACGGCCTTTTTTAATTCAATACACCGTTGATGAGTACATTATGCTGGACAATTACCCTGGCTTAAACCGCATGTTTATTTGGCTGGCGGTTCTGCTGGTGGGGCACTCGGTGGTATCGTACCTGCATACTTATTTTGCCGGTTGGCTCGGGCAACACATTGTGCGCGACATTCGGGTGGTGCTATACCGCCATATTTTAAAATTACGCCTTAAATTTTACGATCGTACTCCGATTGGTACTCTTGTTACTCGTAATGTATCCGACGTGGAACAGTTGTCCGATGTTTTCAGCGAAGGCTTGGCTGCCATGATCGGCGATGTGCTCCAGTTAGTTTTTATTCTGGGTTACATGCTGTACATCGATTGGAAACTGACCCTGGTAAGTTTATCGATGTTTCCATTGCTTTTTGTGAGTACCTACATTTTTAAGGAAAAAATTAAATCGTCGTTTCAGGAAGTGCGTACCGCGGTGGCCAGCCTCAATGCTTTTGTACAGGAGCACATCACTGGTATGAGCATCGTACAGATTTTTAACAACGAGGCCCGCGAAATGGAAAAATTTGAAAAAATTAACCAGGAACATACCCGGGCGCAGATTAGGTCGGTATTGTATTACTCTATTTATTTTCCGGTGGCCGAGGTAATTGGTGCGGCTGGTACGGGTTTGCTGGTTTGGTATGGCGCCAAAGGCGTATTAAACCAAGATGTAACCCTGGGCGTGCTCATTGCCTTTATCATGTACATCGCCATGTTTTTCCGGCCCATCCGGCAAATTGCCGACCGTTTTAATACCTTGCAATTGGGGGTAGTAAGTACCGATCGTATTTTAAAATTACTCGACAGCAATGAACTGATCTCGGATACCGGGCATTACGCTCCCGCCAATCTTAAAGGCGATGTGCAGTTTGATCGGGTGTGGTTTGCCTATAACAACGACGAGTGGGTTTTACGCGATATTTCTTTTGAGGTAAAAGCCGGGCAAACGGTAGCTTTTGTGGGCGCCACCGGAGCCGGTAAAACGTCTATTATTAATTTACTAAGTCGGTTTTACGAAATAAACAAAGGAATAATTCGCGTCGATGGGCACGATTTAAAAGAGTACGATTTAAGTGTTTTGCGTCAGCACATTGGCGTAGTTTTGCAGGATGTGTTTTTATTTTCCGGTTCCATCGCCGATAACATCACCCTAGGAAATAAAGCTATTACTACCGAACAAATCTGGCAAGCTGCCGAACTGGTAGGAGCCGATAGATTTATTCAGCGTTTACCGGGCGGTTTAGATTATAAAGTAATGGAACGGGGCGCTACCTTATCCGTAGGGCAGCGGCAATTAATTTCGTTCGTGCGGGCCATGGTGTACGATCCTAAAATTATTATTCTGGACGAAGCTACTTCGTCGGTTGATTCCGAAACCGAAGAACTGATTCAATATGCCATTCAGCAGTTAATGCAGGGCCGGACGTCTATTGTAATTGCGCACCGGCTATCTACCATCCAGAAAGCCGATAAAATAATTGTAATGGATAGAGGTGAAATTAAGGAAGCCGGTACCCACGACGAACTCATGCAACACGAAGGCTATTATACGCAACTTTATAAGATGCAGTACAAAGAAGTAATTTAA